The Flavobacterium marginilacus genome window below encodes:
- a CDS encoding response regulator transcription factor has protein sequence MEQTTICIIDDHAIVRQGLKELLHKIGNFKVINEFDDGDDFLQALPINPTPDIYILDYSMPNMNGIEVLKTLEEKQEEFKVLLLTQHLDEQIIDAAYHHGARGFLHKNCTAHDLKFAIDNIIKIGYNNVSEILKRVRNYDNNSEKKENIILTQREFDFLRLVCDERELTYEQMAEIMNLSIKSIEVYRAALFEKYNIRSKVGLVLFSFKHRLTEPFL, from the coding sequence ATGGAACAGACTACTATTTGTATAATCGATGATCATGCTATTGTAAGACAAGGCTTGAAAGAGTTACTACATAAAATAGGCAACTTCAAAGTAATTAATGAGTTTGATGATGGTGATGATTTCCTGCAGGCATTGCCGATAAATCCTACCCCAGATATTTACATTTTGGATTATTCCATGCCCAATATGAATGGTATTGAAGTATTAAAAACACTTGAAGAAAAGCAAGAAGAGTTCAAGGTGCTACTTTTGACACAGCATCTTGACGAGCAAATAATCGATGCTGCTTATCATCATGGCGCCAGAGGTTTTTTACACAAAAACTGTACAGCTCACGATTTGAAATTTGCTATTGATAACATTATTAAAATAGGGTATAATAATGTTTCCGAAATTCTTAAACGCGTACGTAATTATGATAACAACAGTGAGAAAAAAGAGAATATTATTTTAACGCAGCGGGAATTCGATTTCCTTAGACTGGTTTGCGATGAAAGGGAATTAACCTATGAACAGATGGCCGAAATTATGAATTTGTCTATAAAATCTATTGAAGTTTACAGAGCCGCTTTATTTGAAAAATACAATATAAGATCAAAAGTTGGACTTGTTTTATTTTCTTTTAAACA
- a CDS encoding sensor histidine kinase, with product MNQIVLGIIIAFIFIGLILFFCVILIRLYFNKIKKYTKLLHQKDLDFQKTITQTVIETQEQVLNNISQDLHDDAGQQLTYINFQIENMKLDSLELEKKLDPVSQSLGHLSKSIRSISHALNSQLLLQQDVIKAIETEIIRLQKNNKVDIKYSFEEIVFKKFDDNEKIIIYRIFQECISNIFKHAKASTMSILITTNPDFKMIIADNGKGFDSSDKKNKLSLGLLNMINRANSIDYILEVESQIGSGTKIILSENKRI from the coding sequence ATGAACCAAATCGTACTAGGAATAATAATTGCCTTTATATTTATTGGTTTAATACTTTTTTTTTGTGTTATACTGATTCGTCTTTATTTTAATAAAATAAAAAAATATACCAAGTTATTACATCAAAAAGATCTCGATTTTCAAAAAACAATCACCCAAACTGTAATTGAAACCCAGGAGCAGGTATTAAATAATATTTCTCAGGATCTTCATGATGATGCTGGTCAGCAGTTGACTTACATCAATTTTCAAATTGAAAATATGAAACTGGATTCCCTGGAACTGGAAAAAAAATTAGACCCTGTATCACAATCACTAGGCCATTTATCCAAATCCATACGAAGTATCAGTCATGCCCTGAACAGTCAATTGTTATTACAGCAGGATGTCATAAAAGCTATAGAAACAGAAATAATACGACTGCAAAAAAACAATAAAGTTGACATTAAATACTCTTTTGAAGAAATCGTGTTTAAGAAATTTGATGATAATGAAAAAATAATCATTTACCGTATTTTTCAAGAATGTATTAGTAATATTTTTAAACATGCTAAAGCTTCGACAATGAGTATTTTGATAACGACTAACCCTGATTTTAAAATGATTATTGCGGATAATGGTAAAGGATTTGATTCTTCCGATAAAAAAAACAAATTATCTTTAGGATTACTAAACATGATCAACAGGGCCAATAGTATAGACTATATTTTAGAGGTAGAAAGTCAAATAGGATCTGGTACTAAAATTATCCTTTCCGAAAATAAAAGAATTTAA
- a CDS encoding SLATT domain-containing protein, translated as MSSFIKFIPLSDWDNQEAKKKVNEIYTQAILLAKSKIKWYEKQRVWKGRVSKWIRFFAILLLMCSSLVPYISLHSNDPENLYIGYFLAALAGGILLFDKYYGFSNSWIRFTLIKMDLENMTNSFIVNWQVLYLNNFPLAPEGFAIMIDAQLKFQESFNNAIRKETETWAKEFQENLAELAASIKSHSEALKADIEEQKERSKVTSANAESRENSFPRLNEEDQFELLKAVIYENGDAWRQNIKGFTGVSIAKKVQGIDQTVINPGTYCLQFNVSVKESDFTNQHIHAIPPFIYSRGYKIPTDVIETGIAKSSIFSGKDLQLPKPPGVSIGRQNINSAGTLGMRVRLSDGKLYGLSCYHVIFPEELLKGTHEIIQDETQKIIDESNIISPASIDGGEVNKKFSFLGKVSHGVFDRKMDCAFFRTTDEDIGSTIYNFPHATMIHDLKKSDEKELTVKFCGRTSGKVEGGKVFSIYCTQTVNYFGTTNFNFTDVIQLEIKCDKGDSGSVVLTEDNKLLAMIFASGNGYAWAIPMRSIFNRFPFTID; from the coding sequence ATGAGTAGTTTTATCAAGTTTATTCCACTCAGTGACTGGGATAATCAGGAGGCCAAAAAAAAAGTAAATGAGATTTATACACAAGCAATTTTATTGGCTAAAAGTAAAATTAAGTGGTACGAAAAACAACGTGTATGGAAAGGCAGAGTATCTAAATGGATTCGTTTTTTTGCAATCTTACTCTTAATGTGCAGTTCACTCGTACCTTACATTTCTTTACATTCTAATGACCCAGAAAACCTGTACATAGGTTATTTTTTAGCTGCTCTGGCGGGGGGGATTCTTTTATTTGATAAATATTATGGTTTTTCTAATAGCTGGATCAGATTTACACTAATAAAGATGGATTTGGAGAATATGACAAACTCTTTTATTGTAAACTGGCAAGTTCTCTATCTTAATAATTTCCCGTTAGCACCTGAAGGTTTTGCCATAATGATTGATGCGCAACTAAAATTCCAAGAAAGTTTCAATAATGCGATCAGAAAGGAAACTGAAACATGGGCGAAAGAATTTCAGGAAAACCTAGCTGAATTAGCAGCATCGATTAAATCCCATAGTGAAGCTCTCAAGGCCGATATTGAAGAGCAAAAGGAACGAAGTAAAGTTACTTCTGCAAATGCAGAGTCAAGAGAAAATTCCTTTCCCAGACTCAATGAAGAGGATCAATTCGAATTGCTAAAAGCCGTTATATATGAAAACGGAGATGCATGGAGACAAAATATTAAAGGTTTTACCGGCGTATCAATTGCCAAGAAAGTACAGGGTATCGACCAAACTGTTATAAATCCTGGAACGTACTGCCTGCAATTTAATGTATCTGTAAAAGAATCTGATTTTACAAATCAACACATTCATGCGATACCACCATTCATTTACTCACGTGGTTACAAGATTCCAACCGATGTAATTGAAACCGGGATTGCAAAAAGCAGTATTTTTTCAGGTAAAGATCTTCAACTTCCCAAACCTCCCGGTGTCAGCATAGGAAGACAAAATATTAATAGCGCCGGAACGTTAGGGATGCGAGTTAGATTATCTGATGGAAAGCTATATGGCCTTAGTTGTTATCATGTGATATTTCCGGAAGAATTATTAAAAGGTACGCACGAAATAATACAGGACGAAACTCAGAAAATTATTGACGAAAGTAATATTATTTCTCCCGCTTCCATTGACGGCGGCGAAGTAAATAAAAAATTTAGTTTTTTAGGTAAAGTAAGTCATGGTGTTTTTGATCGGAAAATGGATTGCGCATTTTTTAGAACAACTGACGAGGATATTGGTAGTACCATTTATAATTTTCCTCATGCTACAATGATTCACGATCTGAAAAAATCAGATGAAAAAGAACTTACAGTAAAATTTTGCGGACGAACTTCAGGAAAGGTAGAAGGGGGAAAAGTTTTTTCTATTTATTGTACTCAAACCGTTAATTATTTTGGCACAACTAATTTCAATTTTACTGATGTTATTCAATTGGAGATAAAATGTGACAAAGGTGACAGCGGTTCAGTTGTATTAACTGAAGACAATAAGCTTTTAGCCATGATATTTGCTTCCGGTAACGGATATGCTTGGGCAATCCCGATGCGCAGTATTTTTAATAGATTTCCATTCACTATTGATTAA